In Candidatus Dormiibacterota bacterium, one DNA window encodes the following:
- a CDS encoding Gfo/Idh/MocA family oxidoreductase yields the protein MTPAAVGLCGLGSAALRAHLPALCRAEETGAAVIAGVCDPDAERCATVVGRTRRARPFTDVEALLDGSGCDLLVIASPPSAHLPAIAAAARRGVDVLCEKPLGVAAGDVDELRRLAEEAPSWLVATVHQYAHAPAWRVVERCLRGPLAAGEGFRLEVAVERPGTDPLSAGGWRAHGDREGGILGDHGVHYLALCHRLDPSARVRRARRHGEPGRESAAVELAVGAGSARIGVSYAGERRRNLVSLRLPDRGVELRWEDAELRLLGDGGEGRGHPTGALSDRQFVNDLYGALYDDLLGHRHDPAWRERQRRETVAVAALLAEALRSSAPS from the coding sequence GTGACCCCGGCCGCCGTCGGCCTCTGCGGACTGGGGTCGGCGGCGCTCCGAGCCCACCTCCCCGCACTCTGCCGCGCCGAGGAGACCGGGGCCGCGGTGATCGCGGGGGTCTGCGACCCCGACGCCGAGCGCTGCGCCACGGTGGTGGGACGCACCCGCCGGGCCCGGCCCTTCACCGACGTGGAGGCGCTGCTCGACGGCTCGGGGTGCGACCTGCTGGTGATCGCCAGCCCGCCGAGCGCCCACCTCCCGGCGATCGCCGCCGCCGCCCGCCGGGGCGTCGACGTGCTCTGCGAGAAGCCGCTCGGGGTCGCCGCCGGCGACGTCGACGAGCTCCGCCGCCTCGCCGAGGAGGCTCCCTCCTGGCTGGTGGCGACGGTGCACCAGTACGCCCACGCCCCCGCCTGGCGGGTGGTCGAGCGCTGCCTGCGCGGCCCGCTGGCCGCCGGGGAGGGCTTCCGCCTCGAGGTCGCGGTGGAGCGCCCCGGCACCGACCCGCTGAGCGCCGGCGGCTGGCGGGCCCACGGCGACCGCGAGGGCGGGATCCTCGGCGACCACGGGGTCCACTACCTGGCCCTCTGCCACCGCCTCGACCCGTCCGCCCGGGTGCGCCGGGCGCGGCGCCACGGCGAGCCCGGACGCGAGAGCGCCGCGGTCGAGCTCGCCGTCGGCGCGGGCAGCGCCCGCATCGGGGTCTCCTACGCCGGCGAGCGGCGGCGCAACCTGGTCTCCCTCCGCCTTCCCGACCGCGGCGTCGAGCTGCGCTGGGAGGACGCCGAGCTCCGCCTGCTCGGCGACGGCGGCGAGGGCCGCGGCCACCCCACCGGGGCGCTCAGCGACCGCCAGTTCGTCAACGACCTCTACGGCGCGCTCTACGACGACCTCCTCGGCCACCGGCACGACCCGGCATGGCGGGAGCGGCAGCGGCGCGAGACCGTGGCGGTCGCGGCCCTGCTCGCCGAGGCGCTGCGAAGCTCGGCGCCGAGTTGA
- a CDS encoding aspartate aminotransferase family protein, giving the protein MAATARTPDTIRRLGGGGPRRIAENAGLVITHGEGAHLVDTEGRRYLDFATAMGVAAIGHGHPRWTEALSGQAGRLAACVLHTTEHADYLEALAEVLPAGLERTALYSGGTEAVEVAVRLAQSVTGRRHLLSFTTGFHGKSTGVRFTGHRHADERSWLGVDWVHDVGYPICTGHDAITYPGCAGDGAAALEALDEYAAGLEGGVAAVIVEPILGTAGNLPPERHFLRTLRELCSRRGWLLILDESITGFGRLGTVFAASWYEVAPDILILGKAIGGGYPLSGVAAGSDLWDNSLFAEPSATSSSYGANPVACAAGLAVLDIVTGDGFLENVRAVGARLAVGLRALEAGSPYVAATRGVGLMLGLDLVDPETGGLAGPELSQRLFLSCLDHGLLVAQVPRVRLNAPLTLTPDEADAALEALAAALAPGAVGG; this is encoded by the coding sequence ATGGCCGCCACCGCCCGCACCCCCGACACCATCCGCAGGCTCGGCGGAGGCGGGCCGCGCCGCATCGCCGAGAACGCCGGCCTCGTCATCACCCACGGTGAGGGTGCGCACCTCGTCGACACCGAGGGACGGCGCTACCTCGACTTCGCCACCGCCATGGGCGTCGCCGCCATCGGCCACGGCCATCCCCGGTGGACCGAGGCGCTGAGCGGGCAGGCGGGACGGCTCGCCGCCTGCGTGCTCCACACCACCGAGCACGCCGACTACCTGGAGGCGCTCGCCGAGGTGCTGCCCGCCGGGCTGGAGCGCACCGCCCTCTATTCCGGGGGCACCGAGGCGGTCGAGGTGGCGGTGCGCCTCGCCCAGTCGGTCACCGGGCGGCGCCACCTGCTCTCCTTCACCACCGGCTTCCACGGCAAGAGCACCGGGGTGCGCTTCACCGGGCACCGCCACGCCGACGAGCGCTCCTGGCTGGGCGTCGACTGGGTCCATGACGTCGGCTACCCGATCTGCACCGGCCACGACGCCATCACCTACCCGGGGTGCGCCGGCGACGGCGCCGCCGCGCTGGAGGCGCTCGACGAGTACGCGGCCGGGCTCGAGGGCGGCGTCGCCGCGGTGATCGTCGAGCCCATCCTCGGCACCGCCGGCAACCTGCCCCCGGAGCGCCACTTCCTCCGGACGCTGCGCGAGCTGTGCAGCCGGCGGGGCTGGCTGCTGATCCTCGACGAGTCGATCACCGGCTTCGGCCGCCTCGGCACCGTGTTCGCGGCGAGCTGGTACGAGGTCGCCCCCGACATCCTCATCCTCGGCAAGGCGATCGGCGGCGGCTACCCGCTGAGCGGGGTCGCCGCCGGCAGCGACCTCTGGGACAACAGCCTCTTCGCCGAGCCCTCGGCGACCTCGAGCAGCTACGGCGCCAACCCGGTGGCCTGCGCCGCCGGCCTGGCGGTGCTCGACATCGTCACCGGCGACGGTTTCCTCGAGAACGTCCGCGCCGTCGGTGCCCGGCTCGCGGTGGGGCTGCGCGCCCTCGAGGCCGGCTCGCCGTACGTCGCCGCCACCCGGGGGGTGGGGCTGATGCTCGGCCTCGACCTCGTCGACCCGGAGACCGGCGGGCTCGCCGGCCCGGAGCTCAGCCAGCGCCTGTTCCTCTCCTGCCTCGACCACGGGCTGCTGGTGGCGCAGGTGCCCCGGGTGCGCCTCAACGCGCCGCTCACCCTGACCCCCGACGAGGCCGATGCCGCCCTCGAGGCGCTCGCCGCGGCCCTGGCCCCGGGGGCGGTGGGGGGGTGA